In one Zalophus californianus isolate mZalCal1 chromosome 10, mZalCal1.pri.v2, whole genome shotgun sequence genomic region, the following are encoded:
- the LOC113933301 gene encoding T-cell surface glycoprotein CD1c-like, giving the protein MLSLELVLLAALLLRGDSAGATEEHISFHVIQISSFANHSWAQHRGSGWLGDVQTHGWESESGTIIFLHTWSKGNFSDEELIDLELLFRVYFIGLTRETEEYASQLHFGYPFEVQVRAGCELHSGDIEKGFLQAAYEGSDFLSFQNLSWVPAPEGDSRAQSVCDLLNQYEGIKETVHRLVTNTCPRFALGLFDAAKVDYKRQVKPEAWLSTGPSPGPGRLLLVCHVSGFYPKPVWVMWMRGEQEQQGTQRGDVLPHADGTWYLRVTLDVEAEEAAGLSCRVRHSSLGNQDIILYWGHHLSLYLILLAVIVPLILLIVLALWFKKRCSYQDIP; this is encoded by the exons ATGCTGTCTCTGGAACTCGTCCTGCTGGCTGCTCTTCTCCTGAGGGGTGACAGTGCAGGAG CCACCGAGGAACACATCTCGTTCCATGTCATCCAGATCTCGTCCTTTGCCAACCACTCCTGGGCACAACATCGAGGCTCAGGTTGGCTGGGTGATGTGCAGACGCATGGCTGGGAGAGCGAGTCTGGCACGATCATTTTCCTGCACACCTGGTCTAAGGGCAACTTCAGCGACGAGGAGCTGATAGATCTGGAGCTGCTATTCCGTGTCTACTTCATTGGATTAACTCGGGAGACTGAAGAATATGCCAGTCAACTGCACTTTGGAT aTCCTTTTGAAGTACAGGTGAGAGCTGGCTGTGAGCTACATTCTGGTGACATTGAAAAAGGCTTCTTACAGGCAGCTTATGAAGGATCAGATTTCCTGAGTTTCCAAAACCTGTCATGGGTGCCAGCTCCAGAGGGTGACAGCAGAGCCCAGAGTGTCTGTGATCTCCTGAACCAGTACGAAGGCATCAAGGAAACCGTGCACAGGCTCGTCACAAACACCTGTCCCCGATTTGCCTTGGGTCTCTTCGATGCTGCGAAGGTGGATTATAAGAGGCAAG TGAAGCCTGAGGCCTGGCTGTCCACTGGCCCCAGTCCCGGTCCCGGCCGTCTGCTGCTGGTGTGCCACGTCTCTGGGTTCTACCCAAAGCCTGTGTGGGTGATGTGGATGCGGGGTGAGCAGGAGCAGCAGGGCACCCAGCGAGGCGACGTCCTGCCCCATGCTGATGGGACGTGGTATCTCCGAGTGACCCTGGACGTGGAGGCTGAGGAGGCGGCCGGCCTGTCCTGCCGGGTGAGACACAGCAGTCTAGGAAACCAGGACATCATTCTCTACTGGG GACACCACCTTTCCTTGTACTTGATCCTGTTGGCCGTGATAGTGCCCCTAATTCTTCTGATAGTCCTTGCGTTGTGGTTTAAGAAGCGCTG CTCCTATCAAGACATCCCGTGA